Proteins co-encoded in one Salvelinus sp. IW2-2015 linkage group LG17, ASM291031v2, whole genome shotgun sequence genomic window:
- the LOC111977209 gene encoding lysophosphatidic acid receptor 6-like, which translates to MRNLFCKTSTVIISDCEHFHHRFHNQQRKAEVNSPTGSVTYKLILIIRPETMNTSVGDLPGNCSTPADYQLYLFPAVYSLVMALGLPGNVGALYMFIFKITPRTSSNVYVINLALADTAILCTLPFKIHYFLNRNDWVFGDMACRITGTLFFANIYISIAFMTCICVDRYTAVAHPHIYLRLRNSWYTVVVSVAVWVVAGVAVLSFIRVGPLDSKPGGGLPHRRSCFENFSKHEWDRRVAPYSLFSLVFGSLLPSVVILVCYPLVARRIALIRTNMARGALRVIYTILAITLLCFMPYHVVHFLHLLRRQGAIHHCPHANAIYNARQVTLALVSLNSCLDPLLYYFTTSRCKWSPSMARFRWIWARRNRGLYTIAVGQ; encoded by the coding sequence ATGAGAAATCTCTTCTGTAAAACATCAACAGTGATAATATCTGACTGTGAACACTTTCACCATAGGTTCCATAATCAGCAAAGGAAAGCAGAAGTAAACTCTCCCACTGGCTCTGTCACCTACAAGCTCATTTTGATTATCCGACCTGAAACAATGAATACATCTGTTGGAGATTTACCTGGCAACTGCAGTACCCCAGCAGACTACCAGTTATACCTCTTCCCAGCCGTCTACAGTCTGGTGATGGCACTGGGCCTGCCAGGAAACGTGGGAGCCCTCTACATGTTCATCTTCAAGATCACTCCCCGCACGTCCTCTAACGTGTACGTGATCAACCTGGCCCTAGCCGACACAGCCATCCTCTGCACCCTGCCCTTCAAGATCCACTACTTCCTCAACAGAAACGACTGGGTATTCGGAGACATGGCTTGCCGCATTACAGGAACACTGTTCTTCGCCAACATCTACATCAGCATCGCCTTCATGACCTGTATCTGTGTGGATCGATACACGGCCGTCGCCCATCCTCACATCTATCTGAGGCTCCGGAACTCGTGGTATACTGTAGTGGTGAGTGTGGCGGTGTGGGTGGTGGCGGGGGTGGCTGTTCTGTCTTTCATCCGAGTCGGACCTCTGGACAGCAAACCTGGCGGAGGTCTCCCCCATCGCCGTAGCTGCTTTGAGAACTTTTCAAAGCACGAGTGGGACAGGCGTGTGGCGCCGTACAGCTTATTCAGTCTCGTCTTCGGCTCGCTACTGCCCTCTGTGGTCATCCTGGTGTGTTACCCTCTGGTGGCACGGCGCATCGCTCTCATCCGGACCAACATGGCCCGCGGAGCCCTGAGGGTCATCTACACCATCCTGGCTATCACCCTGCTCTGCTTCATGCCGTATCATGTGGTTCACTTCCTGCACCTGCTCCGCCGTCAAGGGGCCATCCATCACTGTCCCCATGCCAATGCCATCTACAATGCCCGGCAGGTGACCCTGGCTCTGGTCAGCCTCAACAGCTGTCTGGACCCCCTGCTCTACTACTTCACCACTAGTCGCTGTAAGTGGAGTCCCTCCATGGCCAGGTTCAGATGGATTTGGGCCAGGAGGAATAGGGGGCTCTATACCATTGCTGTAGGACAGTGA